A window of Auraticoccus monumenti contains these coding sequences:
- a CDS encoding nucleoside deaminase: MGRALAEARRVTGHGDVPIGAVVVDAAGAVVSVAGNERELTGDPTAHAEVLALRRAAAVVGEWRLTGHTLVVTLEPCAMCAGAAVNARVDRVVFGAFDEKAGAVSSLFDLLRDPRLNHRPDVVAGFMAEECGALLREFFQPHR; this comes from the coding sequence ATGGGACGCGCCCTGGCCGAGGCCCGACGGGTCACCGGGCACGGGGACGTGCCGATCGGAGCCGTCGTGGTGGACGCCGCGGGCGCCGTGGTGTCCGTCGCCGGCAACGAGCGGGAGCTGACCGGCGACCCCACCGCGCACGCCGAGGTGCTGGCCCTGCGGCGGGCTGCCGCGGTGGTGGGGGAGTGGCGGCTGACCGGGCACACCCTGGTGGTCACCCTCGAGCCCTGCGCCATGTGCGCCGGCGCGGCGGTCAACGCCCGGGTGGACCGGGTGGTCTTCGGGGCCTTCGACGAGAAGGCCGGTGCGGTCAGCTCGCTGTTCGACCTGCTCCGCGACCCCCGGCTCAACCACCGTCCCGACGTCGTCGCGGGCTTCATGGCGGAGGAGTGCGGCGCCCTGCTGCGCGAGTTCTTCCAGCCCCACCGGTAG
- a CDS encoding LytR C-terminal domain-containing protein, producing MSAGQVWRLVRTPLTLLVLLGLLGFGAYWGYENVMKPPPPAPVEPCVPQEVEDELESSQVTVRVFNGGAERGKAAEVGQALEAAGFNVRSVGNTDEAVTVTTVVGVSAEDPAVELTLGQFQDAEVRPDSRADGTVDVLLGSEYDGMVEDAPESIEIEGDSVCLPATPTPAAG from the coding sequence ATGAGCGCCGGACAGGTGTGGCGGCTGGTGCGCACCCCGCTCACCCTGCTCGTGCTGCTCGGCCTGCTGGGCTTCGGCGCGTACTGGGGCTACGAGAACGTGATGAAGCCACCGCCCCCCGCCCCGGTGGAGCCCTGCGTCCCGCAGGAGGTGGAGGACGAGCTGGAGTCCTCCCAGGTGACGGTGCGGGTGTTCAACGGCGGCGCCGAGCGCGGCAAGGCCGCCGAGGTGGGCCAGGCCCTGGAGGCGGCCGGCTTCAACGTGCGCTCGGTGGGCAACACCGACGAGGCGGTCACCGTGACCACCGTGGTGGGCGTCTCCGCCGAGGACCCCGCCGTGGAGCTGACCCTCGGCCAGTTCCAGGACGCCGAGGTGCGCCCCGACAGCCGCGCGGACGGCACCGTGGACGTCCTGCTCGGCTCGGAGTACGACGGCATGGTCGAGGACGCCCCGGAGTCCATCGAGATCGAGGGCGACTCGGTCTGCCTGCCGGCCACCCCCACCCCGGCGGCCGGCTGA
- a CDS encoding tRNA adenosine deaminase-associated protein, whose amino-acid sequence MGDHEDDMDSLDLSERFRASGEARGMVADDIDFEDDEDTEDVDEDEDDDLDDDDDDEDEDDLDDAAADEIDLTVAVYREDGAVVAQALPKEVANDLDDLIAQLRRMPGDSGAIGMVSLVEEIFVLVRVRGATVQVLLSDAAAALDWPIARDVADFLGVDELPDPDEDEAAPLGDLGMLADQGLSQFELSRICDDLDEPSDQLVLDIADRIRVGPQVRRVVESSFS is encoded by the coding sequence GTGGGAGACCACGAGGACGACATGGACAGCCTCGATCTCTCCGAGCGGTTCCGCGCGTCGGGAGAGGCGCGGGGCATGGTCGCCGACGACATCGACTTCGAGGACGACGAGGACACCGAGGACGTCGACGAGGACGAGGACGACGACCTCGACGACGACGATGATGACGAGGACGAGGACGACCTCGACGACGCCGCCGCGGACGAGATCGACCTGACGGTGGCGGTCTACCGCGAGGACGGCGCCGTGGTGGCCCAGGCCCTGCCCAAGGAGGTCGCCAACGACCTCGACGACCTGATCGCCCAGCTGCGCCGGATGCCCGGTGACTCCGGGGCCATCGGCATGGTGTCGCTGGTCGAGGAGATCTTCGTGCTGGTGCGGGTCCGCGGCGCCACGGTGCAGGTGCTGCTCTCCGACGCCGCCGCCGCGCTGGACTGGCCGATCGCCCGCGACGTCGCCGACTTCCTCGGTGTGGACGAGCTGCCCGACCCCGACGAGGACGAGGCCGCACCGCTGGGGGACCTCGGCATGCTCGCGGACCAGGGCCTCAGCCAGTTCGAGCTCAGCCGGATCTGCGACGACCTGGACGAGCCCAGCGACCAGCTGGTGCTGGACATCGCCGACCGCATCCGCGTCGGCCCGCAGGTGCGCCGGGTCGTCGAGAGCTCCTTCTCCTGA
- a CDS encoding CehA/McbA family metallohydrolase domain-containing protein produces MTASSDVTRLSRRGLMGLGAGLGAVAVGAAVAPTTASARPGGSARRAVSMAMHVHSSFSEGGSWAAGGGGASMMAQLDQATRNGVDVVWWTDHDWRMNAYGYFQEIGFDGTPEGGKLTWTRQVEGSLAAGRHAFVADPHSTQESGRALQVEATAAGQGWSTCWLWAKAGNSFYSTNLSDTTLTVDVLGEQLGPDAELVVQLETSNRPATADRPAGLYLLEYRVGLEDGRSLDTPLTGVVTTRATGGWQTLTMDPVADVRRFWPDLVAGDTGLARIRFGVRVREGATGRACFDRFRFLRGPDIVQDPVTTQRELMDELATRYPQVTQALGSEVSMIRHMNVYMTDFELYPYPPTGKAPSLDPTVEGAQRVVDWYHDRGALVQYNHPETTVEEFVATRALGADLVEVPGEDDEVVAERLALFDAAARNAVFLTATSQLDDHAGRDWAGLRHGFVTSAWADSTEVPDLLEAMAAGRLWSHHLSRAPQARMDLVARGRSVMGQVLRTQASVLPLELVAQGLPEGTTLEVVVGLCDRTGATEPAVERHAVPVPPARGRPTRFLLERAGGRYLRVEARDADGSLLAMGNPVWLLPSDADVVVPPARRSLD; encoded by the coding sequence GTGACTGCATCGTCGGACGTGACCAGGTTGAGCCGACGGGGTCTGATGGGCCTCGGAGCGGGGCTGGGGGCCGTGGCGGTCGGGGCCGCGGTGGCACCGACCACGGCGTCGGCGAGGCCCGGTGGCAGCGCGCGGCGGGCGGTCAGCATGGCCATGCACGTCCACTCCAGCTTCAGCGAGGGCGGCAGCTGGGCCGCCGGTGGCGGCGGGGCCAGCATGATGGCCCAGCTCGACCAGGCCACCCGCAACGGCGTCGACGTCGTCTGGTGGACCGACCACGACTGGCGGATGAACGCCTACGGCTACTTCCAGGAGATCGGCTTCGACGGGACGCCCGAGGGCGGCAAGCTGACCTGGACCAGGCAGGTGGAGGGGTCGTTGGCCGCCGGCCGGCACGCCTTCGTGGCCGACCCGCACAGCACCCAGGAGTCCGGGCGGGCGCTGCAGGTCGAGGCCACCGCAGCCGGGCAGGGGTGGAGCACCTGCTGGTTGTGGGCCAAGGCCGGCAACAGCTTCTACTCCACCAACCTCTCCGACACCACGCTCACCGTCGACGTGCTGGGCGAGCAGCTCGGCCCGGATGCCGAGCTCGTCGTCCAGCTGGAGACGTCCAACCGCCCGGCCACCGCGGACCGTCCGGCCGGGCTGTACCTGCTGGAGTACCGCGTGGGCCTCGAGGACGGTCGCTCGCTCGACACGCCGCTGACCGGGGTGGTCACCACCCGGGCCACCGGGGGGTGGCAGACCCTGACGATGGACCCGGTCGCCGACGTCCGCCGGTTCTGGCCCGACCTGGTCGCCGGCGACACCGGTCTGGCGAGGATCCGCTTCGGGGTGCGGGTCCGCGAGGGGGCCACCGGCCGCGCCTGCTTCGACCGGTTCCGCTTCCTCCGGGGCCCCGACATCGTGCAGGACCCGGTCACCACCCAGCGCGAGCTGATGGACGAGCTCGCCACCCGCTACCCCCAGGTCACCCAGGCGCTGGGCTCGGAGGTGTCGATGATCCGGCACATGAACGTGTACATGACCGACTTCGAGCTCTACCCCTACCCGCCGACCGGCAAGGCGCCGAGCCTCGACCCCACGGTCGAGGGGGCGCAGCGGGTGGTCGACTGGTACCACGACCGGGGCGCCCTGGTTCAGTACAACCACCCGGAGACGACCGTCGAGGAGTTCGTGGCCACCCGGGCGCTGGGCGCGGACCTGGTCGAGGTCCCCGGCGAGGACGACGAGGTGGTGGCGGAGCGGTTGGCGCTGTTCGACGCGGCGGCCCGCAACGCCGTCTTCCTGACCGCCACCAGCCAGCTCGACGACCACGCCGGACGCGACTGGGCAGGGCTGCGGCACGGGTTCGTCACCTCCGCCTGGGCCGACTCGACCGAGGTCCCCGACCTGCTGGAGGCGATGGCCGCCGGCCGGTTGTGGTCGCACCACCTGAGCCGCGCCCCGCAGGCCCGGATGGACCTGGTCGCGCGCGGCCGCTCCGTGATGGGACAGGTGCTGCGGACCCAGGCGTCGGTGCTGCCGCTGGAGCTGGTCGCCCAGGGGCTGCCGGAGGGCACCACGCTCGAGGTGGTCGTCGGGCTGTGCGACCGCACCGGTGCGACCGAGCCCGCGGTCGAGCGGCACGCGGTGCCGGTGCCCCCGGCACGGGGTCGCCCCACCCGCTTCCTCCTCGAGCGGGCCGGGGGCCGGTACCTGCGGGTGGAGGCCCGTGACGCCGACGGCTCGCTGCTGGCCATGGGCAACCCGGTGTGGCTGCTGCCCTCCGACGCCGACGTGGTGGTCCCGCCGGCGCGGCGGTCGCTGGACTGA
- a CDS encoding YciI family protein, giving the protein MKYVILIHSNPQPWGHPTSDFIAEQQALPPEQRAAGQAAFEETLGQLQRDGELLGGEALADPATARLYRWADGQPLVTDGPYSESREHLAGFFLIDVEGPERAQEVASRFSGPGETVELRPLMWPGGDDQ; this is encoded by the coding sequence ATGAAGTACGTGATCCTGATCCACTCCAACCCCCAGCCGTGGGGCCACCCGACCAGCGACTTCATCGCCGAGCAGCAGGCGCTCCCGCCGGAGCAGCGTGCGGCGGGGCAGGCCGCCTTCGAGGAGACCCTGGGCCAGCTGCAGCGCGACGGCGAGCTGCTGGGTGGGGAGGCGCTGGCCGACCCGGCCACCGCGCGGCTCTACCGCTGGGCCGACGGCCAGCCGCTGGTCACCGACGGCCCGTACTCGGAGTCCCGCGAGCACCTGGCCGGCTTCTTCCTGATCGACGTCGAGGGACCCGAGCGGGCCCAGGAGGTGGCCTCCCGGTTCTCCGGGCCGGGGGAGACCGTGGAGCTCCGTCCGCTGATGTGGCCCGGCGGCGACGACCAGTGA
- a CDS encoding DUF7544 domain-containing protein, with product MSSVTAGPVLERPLELGSAFSTTWQVMRTRYGTFVLVPFLPVLVGLVLGVVVTALLVAVVAGAVTADDPTAAVVAGVVGYAVWLLAIGLVQLRAEGMKAVLVQQTLEGRRPRVGDLWRETRGYWGRALPYFLLVALATTVLLAVLVVPGLLAALFGDPESAIGPAVVVTMVLYLALSVGLVWISVKLSPVTMVLAVERHGGLAAARRAWHLTDGHFWRTLGYTYLASLVPGAIIGFAYVIGYMISLAAYVGSMVSMMTQLTSESAPDLQALFGVYGAAIGTSLLGATLPVLAAILVQPFMSCFVTTYSMDLSRRQARPGDPASPSGGWQPTPYPPQPVQQWSGVPAAPPWAASPYGAGPQRGYGAPPPGFGPPPSPSPYGPAPTGPGRGPVQPPYPGPPGGPSATGWQGPQQGGRPDDQGWGTPPPRHP from the coding sequence ATGAGCTCTGTGACGGCCGGGCCCGTCCTCGAACGCCCGCTGGAACTCGGCAGCGCCTTCTCCACCACCTGGCAGGTGATGCGCACCCGCTACGGCACCTTCGTGCTGGTCCCCTTCCTTCCCGTGCTGGTGGGTCTGGTCCTCGGGGTCGTGGTCACCGCGCTGCTGGTGGCCGTGGTGGCGGGGGCGGTGACCGCTGACGACCCCACCGCCGCCGTCGTGGCGGGCGTCGTCGGCTACGCCGTCTGGCTGCTGGCCATCGGTCTGGTGCAGCTGCGGGCCGAGGGCATGAAGGCGGTGCTGGTCCAGCAGACGCTGGAGGGGCGTCGGCCCCGGGTGGGGGACCTGTGGCGCGAGACCCGCGGCTACTGGGGCAGGGCCCTGCCGTACTTCCTGCTGGTGGCGCTGGCCACCACGGTGCTGCTGGCCGTGCTGGTGGTCCCGGGTCTGCTCGCCGCCCTGTTCGGGGACCCCGAGAGCGCCATCGGCCCGGCTGTGGTGGTCACGATGGTGCTCTACCTGGCCCTCAGCGTGGGGCTGGTGTGGATCTCGGTGAAGCTGAGCCCGGTGACCATGGTGCTGGCGGTGGAGCGCCACGGCGGTCTCGCCGCCGCGCGCCGGGCCTGGCACCTCACCGACGGGCACTTCTGGCGCACCCTGGGCTACACCTACCTGGCCTCGCTGGTCCCGGGCGCGATCATCGGCTTCGCCTACGTCATCGGCTACATGATCTCGCTCGCGGCCTACGTCGGCTCGATGGTGAGCATGATGACCCAGCTCACCTCGGAGTCGGCCCCGGACCTGCAGGCGCTGTTCGGCGTCTACGGCGCGGCCATCGGGACCTCGCTGCTCGGCGCCACCCTCCCGGTGCTGGCCGCCATCCTGGTCCAGCCCTTCATGAGCTGCTTCGTGACCACCTACTCGATGGACCTCTCCCGACGCCAGGCCCGCCCCGGTGACCCGGCCTCCCCGTCCGGTGGCTGGCAGCCGACGCCGTACCCGCCGCAGCCCGTCCAGCAGTGGTCCGGGGTACCCGCGGCACCGCCGTGGGCCGCAAGCCCCTACGGAGCAGGTCCCCAGCGCGGGTACGGTGCCCCTCCTCCCGGCTTCGGTCCCCCTCCGAGCCCGAGCCCCTACGGCCCCGCTCCCACCGGGCCCGGCCGTGGCCCCGTCCAGCCGCCGTACCCGGGCCCGCCCGGTGGGCCGTCGGCAACGGGGTGGCAGGGGCCGCAGCAGGGCGGTCGGCCGGACGACCAGGGCTGGGGCACCCCACCGCCCCGCCACCCCTGA
- a CDS encoding ABC transporter substrate-binding protein yields MTRRTVPTLTRRSLLAAAGTGLLAAGAVACAPGDGPEAAPAPTPGSTPLTLGFSYIPDIQFSPFYAAHALGHYAAAGLDVTLRHHGGSESLFGALESGEEDFLVASGDELLQANSAGSELVAVASVYQTYPVALIVPADSDIQTPADLRGRTVGTPGPYGGNWFALLAILDSAGLTPEDLDIKNIGFTQQSALTTGAVEGVMGYLNNEAVRLEAAGTPVRTITLPEDAALASIGLNTTQALAGAEPDTVRAFVAASLLGVRAVVDDPAAAVELSREYIPGLTASARRDAEATLAATIPLFGDGSGRSDLQRWEEMATFMASADLLEGDVDPSLAVSNDFLP; encoded by the coding sequence ATGACCCGCCGCACCGTCCCCACCCTCACCCGGCGCTCGCTGCTCGCCGCCGCCGGCACCGGGCTGCTCGCAGCCGGGGCGGTGGCGTGCGCTCCCGGCGACGGGCCCGAGGCCGCCCCAGCCCCGACGCCCGGGTCGACCCCGCTCACCCTCGGCTTCAGCTACATCCCCGACATCCAGTTCTCCCCCTTCTACGCCGCCCACGCCCTCGGCCACTACGCCGCCGCCGGGCTGGACGTCACCCTGCGCCACCACGGCGGGTCGGAGTCGCTGTTCGGGGCGCTGGAGTCCGGCGAGGAGGACTTCCTGGTGGCCAGCGGCGACGAGCTGCTGCAGGCCAACTCCGCCGGCTCGGAGCTCGTCGCGGTGGCCTCGGTCTACCAGACCTACCCGGTGGCCCTGATCGTCCCGGCGGACTCCGACATCCAGACCCCCGCCGACCTGCGCGGCCGCACCGTCGGCACGCCCGGCCCCTACGGCGGCAACTGGTTCGCCCTGCTGGCCATCCTCGACTCCGCCGGCCTCACCCCCGAGGACCTGGACATCAAGAACATCGGCTTCACCCAGCAGTCGGCGCTGACCACCGGTGCGGTGGAGGGCGTGATGGGCTACCTCAACAACGAGGCCGTCCGGCTGGAGGCCGCCGGCACCCCCGTCCGCACCATCACCCTCCCCGAGGACGCCGCCCTGGCCAGCATCGGCCTGAACACCACCCAGGCCCTCGCCGGCGCCGAGCCGGACACGGTCCGCGCGTTCGTGGCGGCGTCCCTCCTGGGCGTCCGTGCGGTGGTCGACGACCCGGCGGCCGCCGTGGAGCTGAGCCGGGAGTACATCCCCGGCCTGACCGCCTCGGCCCGCCGCGACGCCGAGGCCACCCTGGCCGCCACCATCCCGCTCTTCGGGGACGGCTCCGGGCGCTCTGACCTGCAGCGCTGGGAGGAGATGGCCACCTTCATGGCCTCCGCGGACCTGCTCGAGGGTGACGTGGACCCGTCGCTCGCCGTCAGCAACGACTTCCTGCCCTGA
- a CDS encoding PH domain-containing protein, producing MNPPVDTVLMGEEHGGTVGVVVGLVRRRFHLASAVFWAVGGAFFLVTADGWFELALGAVWLVLSPLNVFLAVRQNGLKLVVDDRGLRTHGELSGWTAVPWSAVAGMELEENGRVLRITAPGGIHRRGRVVDRDVHRFTQFSDLPTSTTRLLQYLEFRRARAGATPT from the coding sequence GTGAACCCACCCGTGGACACGGTCCTGATGGGCGAGGAGCACGGCGGGACGGTCGGAGTGGTCGTCGGACTGGTCCGACGGCGCTTCCACCTGGCCAGCGCGGTCTTCTGGGCGGTGGGGGGCGCGTTCTTCCTCGTCACCGCGGACGGGTGGTTCGAGCTGGCTCTAGGTGCGGTGTGGCTGGTGCTGTCCCCGCTGAACGTGTTCCTGGCGGTCCGGCAGAACGGGTTGAAGCTGGTGGTCGACGACCGGGGGCTGCGCACGCACGGGGAGCTGAGCGGCTGGACGGCCGTGCCCTGGTCCGCGGTCGCCGGGATGGAGCTGGAGGAGAACGGCAGGGTGCTGCGGATCACCGCTCCCGGCGGGATCCACCGTCGAGGGCGCGTCGTCGACCGTGACGTCCACCGCTTCACCCAGTTCAGCGACCTCCCCACCTCCACCACCCGCCTCCTGCAGTACCTGGAGTTCCGTCGAGCCCGGGCTGGCGCGACGCCGACCTGA
- a CDS encoding ABC transporter permease → MDAASLQTLTPPAGRRRSVRRARRDRRGYGPLPPLVLGVAVVLLWWLVTSTGTVARFVLPAPADVVATLVELAATGDLLPAIGQTFAAAGLGAVLGTATGLPLAWLLVRGRWAGAAVEPYVAASQAVPAIALAPLLVLWIGYGLPSIAVLCGLLVFFPIVIATTLGLRTLDPDVIAAARVDGASGWRLLRHIEAPLALPAVLSGVRNGVTLAVTGAVVGEFVMGGEGLGLLLVAQRDRSDTAGLFATLFVLCALATTAYAVVRLIERRMENA, encoded by the coding sequence GTGGACGCCGCCAGCCTGCAGACCCTGACCCCACCGGCCGGACGCCGGCGCTCGGTCCGCCGTGCCCGTCGGGACCGTCGCGGCTACGGCCCGCTGCCGCCGCTGGTGCTGGGCGTGGCCGTCGTGCTGCTGTGGTGGCTGGTGACCTCCACCGGCACGGTCGCGCGGTTCGTGCTCCCCGCCCCTGCTGACGTGGTGGCCACCCTGGTCGAGCTGGCCGCCACCGGCGACCTGCTGCCGGCCATCGGCCAGACCTTCGCCGCCGCCGGGCTGGGTGCCGTCCTCGGCACCGCCACCGGGCTGCCGCTGGCCTGGCTCCTGGTCCGCGGTCGCTGGGCCGGGGCGGCGGTCGAGCCGTACGTGGCGGCGTCCCAGGCGGTCCCGGCCATCGCGCTGGCCCCGCTGCTGGTGCTGTGGATCGGCTACGGGCTCCCCTCGATCGCGGTCCTCTGCGGGCTGCTGGTGTTCTTCCCCATCGTGATCGCCACGACCCTCGGCCTGCGCACCCTCGATCCCGACGTGATCGCCGCCGCCCGGGTGGACGGCGCCAGCGGCTGGCGTCTGCTGCGCCACATCGAGGCCCCGCTGGCCCTCCCCGCGGTGCTGTCCGGCGTCCGCAACGGCGTCACCCTGGCCGTCACCGGCGCCGTGGTGGGGGAGTTCGTGATGGGTGGGGAGGGGCTCGGCCTGCTCCTCGTCGCCCAGCGCGACCGCTCCGACACCGCCGGCCTCTTCGCCACCCTCTTCGTGCTCTGCGCACTCGCCACGACCGCCTACGCGGTGGTCCGACTGATCGAACGACGAATGGAGAACGCATGA
- a CDS encoding RNA polymerase sigma factor — MSAAFEDVWRRESPRVLGALLRRHGDLADCEDAVQEAAVAAVRQWEQDGLPDDPGAWLVRVASRRLVDRVRADRARAAREEREARQVPVRVHHDPLPSSPGGSDDSLELLLLCCHPALSRSSQVALTLRSVCGLGVDQIAAAYLVPAPTMAQRITRARSTLRSAGARFERPGVAELPGRVAAVLDVCHLVFTEGHTRSDGPELLDVALAEEAIRLTRALVGWLPDHDEAAGLLALLLLTHARAPARTDAVGDLVVMAEQDRSRWDAALVAEGVGILERVLPRGPVGRYQLQAAIAAVHAEAAGWEDTDWPQVVALYELLDRVAPGPAVTLNRAVAVSMVSGPGPALELVGPLLVDRSMARHHRTHAVHAHLLERAGEPVAAAEAYRRASRLATSGPEQRYLNARLARLTSAG, encoded by the coding sequence GTGAGCGCGGCGTTCGAGGACGTGTGGCGGCGTGAGTCGCCACGCGTCCTCGGCGCGCTGCTGCGTCGTCACGGCGACCTGGCCGACTGCGAGGACGCCGTCCAGGAGGCAGCGGTCGCCGCGGTGCGGCAGTGGGAGCAGGACGGCCTGCCCGACGACCCGGGGGCCTGGCTGGTCCGGGTCGCCTCCCGGCGTCTGGTCGACCGGGTCCGGGCCGACCGGGCCCGGGCGGCGCGGGAGGAGCGGGAGGCGCGGCAGGTCCCGGTCCGGGTGCACCACGACCCGCTGCCGTCGTCGCCGGGCGGCTCCGACGACAGCCTCGAGCTGCTGCTGCTGTGCTGCCACCCCGCACTGAGCCGGTCCTCCCAGGTGGCGCTCACGCTGCGCTCGGTGTGCGGCCTCGGGGTCGACCAGATCGCCGCGGCGTACCTGGTCCCGGCGCCGACGATGGCGCAGCGGATCACCCGGGCCCGCTCCACGCTCCGTTCCGCCGGGGCCCGCTTCGAGCGTCCCGGGGTGGCGGAGCTGCCCGGGCGGGTGGCCGCCGTGCTCGACGTCTGCCACCTGGTCTTCACCGAGGGCCACACCCGCAGCGACGGTCCGGAGCTGCTCGACGTGGCGCTGGCGGAGGAGGCGATCCGGCTGACCCGGGCGCTGGTCGGCTGGCTGCCCGACCACGACGAGGCGGCCGGGCTGCTGGCCCTGCTGCTGCTCACCCACGCCCGGGCGCCGGCCCGCACCGACGCCGTCGGCGACCTGGTGGTGATGGCCGAGCAGGACCGCTCCCGCTGGGACGCCGCCCTGGTGGCGGAGGGCGTGGGGATCCTGGAGCGGGTGCTGCCGCGGGGCCCGGTGGGCCGCTACCAGCTCCAGGCGGCGATCGCCGCGGTGCACGCGGAGGCGGCCGGCTGGGAGGACACCGACTGGCCGCAGGTGGTCGCCCTCTACGAGCTCCTCGACCGGGTGGCCCCGGGTCCGGCGGTGACGCTCAACCGGGCGGTCGCGGTGTCCATGGTGTCCGGGCCCGGGCCGGCGCTGGAGCTGGTCGGCCCGCTGCTGGTCGACCGGTCGATGGCCCGGCACCACCGCACCCACGCGGTGCACGCGCACCTGCTGGAGCGGGCCGGGGAGCCGGTCGCCGCCGCCGAGGCCTACCGCAGGGCCTCCCGGCTGGCCACCAGCGGGCCGGAGCAGCGCTACCTCAACGCCCGCCTGGCCCGGCTGACGTCAGCGGGCTGA
- a CDS encoding type II toxin-antitoxin system VapB family antitoxin, with amino-acid sequence MIFKRVGDVRPYPDHGYAQKQWAAIAPHQVRLDQLVTTKRTLDLEALLEEDSTFYGDLFAHVVSWQGEMYLEDGLHRALRAALQQRQTMHARVLELS; translated from the coding sequence GTGATCTTCAAGCGCGTCGGCGACGTCCGCCCCTACCCGGATCACGGGTACGCCCAGAAGCAGTGGGCCGCGATCGCGCCGCACCAGGTCCGTCTGGACCAGCTGGTCACCACCAAGCGCACCCTGGACCTCGAGGCCCTGCTCGAGGAGGACTCCACCTTCTACGGCGACCTCTTCGCCCACGTCGTCTCCTGGCAGGGCGAGATGTACCTCGAGGACGGCCTGCACCGCGCCCTGCGCGCGGCCCTGCAGCAGCGCCAGACCATGCACGCACGGGTGCTGGAGCTGAGCTGA
- a CDS encoding potassium/proton antiporter produces MIDLDGLLLVGSAVLLVAVLAARVGASFGLPALLLFLGLGMVIGEAGLGIRFDDADLAHALGFGALVLILAEGGLTTRWNEIRASLTAAGLLATVGTGVSLGATALFAHYVLGLDPWLAVLLGAVCSPTDAAAVFAVLRRVPLPHRLRGTLEAESGLNDAPTVLLVALASEAALGNPPAGGVLGLVGLIALELVGGVAIGLALGWLGAQVLRRVALPASGLYPLAAVGWSVLAYGLGSAAHTSGFAAVYVCALVLGNSALPHRSATRSFVEGIGWIAQIGLFVMLGLLASPGRLTWHAVGIALAAGAFLTVVARPLSVLVSVIWFRLPLSHLAFTSWAGLRGAVPIVLTTIPLSAGVPGSDFLFDVVLVFVIVFTLVQAPTLAPLARRLGLGRGVMTDIEVESAPLDKVSANLLQIRIPVDSQLHGVMVSELRLPRNAVVSLIIRGEDMFAPSGRQRLRSGDELLIVTPTALTGTVERRLRAVGRRGRLANWWNESGGENG; encoded by the coding sequence ATGATCGACCTCGACGGCCTCCTCCTGGTGGGGTCGGCCGTCCTGCTGGTGGCGGTCCTGGCGGCCCGGGTGGGGGCCTCGTTCGGTCTCCCGGCGCTGCTGCTCTTCCTCGGTCTGGGCATGGTCATCGGTGAGGCCGGCCTCGGCATCCGCTTCGACGACGCCGACCTCGCCCACGCCCTCGGGTTCGGCGCCCTGGTGCTGATCCTGGCCGAGGGCGGGCTGACCACCCGGTGGAACGAGATCCGCGCCAGCCTCACGGCGGCCGGCCTGCTGGCCACGGTGGGGACCGGCGTCAGCCTGGGCGCGACCGCCCTCTTCGCCCACTACGTGCTCGGTCTGGACCCCTGGTTGGCGGTGCTGCTGGGCGCGGTCTGCTCACCCACCGACGCCGCCGCGGTGTTCGCCGTGCTGCGACGCGTCCCGCTGCCGCACCGCCTCCGCGGCACCCTCGAGGCGGAGTCCGGTCTGAACGACGCCCCCACGGTGCTGCTGGTGGCGCTGGCCAGTGAGGCGGCGCTGGGCAACCCGCCGGCCGGTGGGGTGCTCGGCCTGGTCGGGCTGATCGCCCTGGAGCTGGTCGGCGGGGTGGCGATCGGGCTGGCCCTGGGCTGGCTCGGGGCCCAGGTGCTGCGCCGGGTCGCGCTCCCGGCCTCAGGCCTCTACCCCCTGGCCGCGGTCGGCTGGTCGGTGCTGGCCTACGGTCTCGGCTCCGCGGCCCACACCAGCGGGTTCGCCGCGGTCTACGTCTGCGCCCTGGTGCTGGGCAACAGCGCCCTCCCGCACCGCTCCGCCACCCGCTCCTTCGTGGAGGGCATCGGGTGGATCGCCCAGATCGGCCTGTTCGTGATGCTGGGGCTGCTGGCCTCGCCCGGCCGCCTCACCTGGCACGCGGTGGGCATCGCCCTCGCCGCCGGCGCGTTCCTGACCGTGGTGGCCCGGCCGCTGTCGGTGCTGGTCTCGGTGATCTGGTTCCGGCTCCCGCTCAGCCACCTCGCCTTCACCTCCTGGGCGGGTCTGCGCGGTGCGGTGCCGATCGTGCTCACCACCATCCCGCTGTCGGCGGGCGTCCCGGGGTCGGACTTCCTCTTCGACGTGGTGCTGGTCTTCGTCATCGTCTTCACGCTGGTACAGGCCCCGACGCTGGCCCCGCTGGCGCGACGCCTCGGGCTGGGCCGGGGCGTGATGACCGACATCGAGGTGGAGTCCGCGCCCCTGGACAAGGTGTCGGCCAACCTGCTGCAGATCCGGATCCCGGTGGACTCCCAGCTGCACGGCGTGATGGTGTCGGAGCTCCGGCTGCCCCGCAACGCCGTGGTCTCGCTGATCATCCGCGGGGAGGACATGTTCGCCCCCAGCGGCCGGCAGCGGCTGCGCAGCGGTGACGAGCTCCTGATCGTCACCCCGACGGCCCTCACCGGGACGGTGGAGCGGCGGCTGCGGGCGGTCGGGCGGCGCGGACGGCTGGCCAACTGGTGGAACGAGTCCGGTGGCGAGAACGGCTGA